In one Culex quinquefasciatus strain JHB chromosome 2, VPISU_Cqui_1.0_pri_paternal, whole genome shotgun sequence genomic region, the following are encoded:
- the LOC119766945 gene encoding uncharacterized protein LOC119766945: protein MGEAEPGGLDLFLLSVVRENHQATRDCELPHRCLPHQGQSHEYTLFTVNLANRLATWRNKRPETAVVFKHPEMSRRPPLRWTSPCWKYHKIYGSQLHREFCKHLHRSD from the exons ATGGGGGAAGCAGAGCCTGGCGGGTTGGACCTGTTCCTCCTGAGCGTAGTTCGG GAAAATCATCAAGCAACTCGGGATTGCGAACTCCCGCACAGGTGCCTGCCCCACCAAGGACAGTCTCATGAGTACACGCTGTTTACGGTGAATTTGGCCAATAGGTTAGCCACTTGGAGGAACAAGCGGCCTGAGACTGCCGTCGTTTTTAAGCATCCGGAAATGAGTCGCCGACCCCCTCTCCGTTGGACCAGTCCTTGTTGGAAATATCACAAAA TCTACGGCTCGCAATTGCACCGTGAGTTCTGCAAACACCTTCACAGATCCGACTGA